The bacterium nucleotide sequence AAAACTTTGAATTGATCAGTCTTGGCAAGAATAATCTTTTTTTCTTTTGGACTTAGGGCCAAGTTACAGAGTTGTAGCACCCCCTGCATGACCCCCTTGTAAAATAAACCTTGTTTAAAATTGGGGACAATATGTTTATCAATGATGCGTTTGCTGTAAGCATCTGGAATATCACCCTCTAAACCTTGCCCTACTTCAATCCTGACTCGCCGTTCATCTTTAGCCACCAAAATCAACAAACCTTTGTCAGTCTTTTTTTGCCCCAACTGCCACTGGTCTACAACTCGGATGGAAGCTTGCTCAATGCTTTCTCCCAACAAAGATTGCACTGTTAATACGGCCAGCTGGACGCTGGTTTTTTGATCCAAGGCATACAAGAAGTTTTCCAGCTCATCTTTTTGTCTGGGATTAAACAAGCCGGCCTGATCAATCACTGGCCCAGTTAACCTTGGAATATCAATGCCTACTGCAAAAGCTGGCATGGCCAACATAAGAGCAAGCAAATACAACTTAAAGCTTTGACCTAACGTAATGATTTAAAACTCCACTTTTGGGGCTGTTTCAAGTTGCTCTTGCGTTTTTGTAGCGCTGGTCCACTGTTCCATCTTACTGTGCTTATAAATCAAACTGTTGGTCCAGCTGCTGGGCGGCACGGTAATTTGATTGTTAAACTGTTTGATGGCTTCAATATGTCGGTTACGGGCAACTGTAATTCTGTTTTCTGTTCCTTCTAGCTGAGCTTGTAAGTCTCTAAAATTTTGATCGGCTTTAAGGTTGGGGTATTGCTCAGCAACAAGCAATAAGCGGCCTAGAGCTTGACTTAAACCGCCTTGAGCATTGGCAAAAGATTCTAACTGCTGAGGTGTTGCTTGACTGGGATCTATGTTCATGCTGGTGGCTTTGGCACGCGCATTGACAACCGCTTCCAGCGTTTCTTGTTCATGCTCAGCGTAAGCTTTCACTGTTTTAACCAAATTGGGAATCAAGTCAGCCCGGCGTTGATATTGATTGGTGATTTCTGACAGGGTGGCTTCCACTTCATTTTTGGCCATAGGGATG carries:
- a CDS encoding TPM domain-containing protein — translated: MPAFAVGIDIPRLTGPVIDQAGLFNPRQKDELENFLYALDQKTSVQLAVLTVQSLLGESIEQASIRVVDQWQLGQKKTDKGLLILVAKDERRVRIEVGQGLEGDIPDAYSKRIIDKHIVPNFKQGLFYKGVMQGVLQLCNLALSPKEKKIILAKTDQFKVLNKNKHQQSAPWPFMLFFIFMIALKIYMARAQYRQQGSAYMRRGRHFNRFDDFFGGGGFGSGSGGFSGGGGGFSGGGSSGSW
- a CDS encoding LemA family protein — translated: MMKKTTFLLSFIVAASVLSSCGLQSIPMAKNEVEATLSEITNQYQRRADLIPNLVKTVKAYAEHEQETLEAVVNARAKATSMNIDPSQATPQQLESFANAQGGLSQALGRLLLVAEQYPNLKADQNFRDLQAQLEGTENRITVARNRHIEAIKQFNNQITVPPSSWTNSLIYKHSKMEQWTSATKTQEQLETAPKVEF